A window from Betta splendens chromosome 1, fBetSpl5.4, whole genome shotgun sequence encodes these proteins:
- the gne gene encoding bifunctional UDP-N-acetylglucosamine 2-epimerase/N-acetylmannosamine kinase isoform X1: MCVICVAVNSTALQHYRKPCLMCVLCVKYKTFLVEFCCVFMLQSLSIWKAKKLYYLRMQGNREKMEGQNQCKKKLRVCVATCNRADYSKLAPIMFGIKSHPDEFELEVVVLGSHLIDDYGNTFRMIEQDDFDIGSKLHTIVRGEDEAAMVESVGLALVKLPDVLQRLRPDILVVHGDRFDALALATAAALMNIRILHLEGGEVSGTIDDSIRHAISKLAHYHACCTRRAEQHLIAMCEDHSRILLAGCPSYDKLLSTHHRDDHMDIIKSWLGDVKEHDYIVALQHPVTTDIQHSIKIYGLMLDALLSFKKRTLILFPNIDAGSKEMVRVMRKKGIEQNPNFRAVKHIPFEQFIQLVCHAGCMIGNSSCGVREAGAFGTPVINLGTRQTGRETGENVLHVRDADTHNKIYHALELQFGKRYPCSKIYGDGSAVPRILKFLRTIDLDEPLQKTFCFPPVKECISQDIDHILETQSALSVDLGGTNLRVAIVCMRGKIVNKYTKPNPKTFEARMELILEMCREAMQYAVHNNCRILGVGVSTGGRVNPQEGIVLHSTKLIQEWSSVDLRTPISDALHLPVWVDNDGNCAALAEKKFGHGKGVENFVTVITGTGIGGGIIHHNELVHGSTFCAAELGHIMVSLEGPECSCGSRGCIEAYASGMALQKEAKRLHDEDLLKVEGMDMKLSEPITAAHLINAAKLGNPKANAVLNKAATALGVGIINILHIVNPSLVILSGVLASYYQAPVQHTISERALFSVQSIKVVTSDLEEPALLGAASMVLDYETRRIY; the protein is encoded by the exons ATGTGTGTCATTTGCGTTGCCGTTAATAGCACTGCCTTACAGCATTATCGAAAACCCTGTCTGATGTGTGTTCTTTgtgtaaaatacaaaacatttttagtagagttttgttgtgttttcatgcttCAGAGTCTGAGTATTTGGAAGGCCAAA AAGCTTTACTATCTGAGAATGCAGGGGAACAGAGAAAAGATGGAAGGACAGAATCAG TGTAAGAAGAAACTGAGAGTGTGTGTTGCAACATGCAACAGAGCAGACTACTCCAAGCTGGCCCCCATCATGTTTGGGATCAAATCTCACCCTGATGAGTTTGAACTGGAAGTTGTGGTGCTGGGCTCACATCTTATTGATGATTATGG GAACACATTTCGTATGATCGAGCAGGATGACTTTGACATTGGTTCCAAGCTTCACACCATTGTGAGAGGTGAAGATGAGGCAGCTATGGTGGAGAGTGTTGGGCTGGCACTGGTGAAACTCCCTGATGTTCTACAGAGGCTACGTCCTGACATCTTGGTGGTCCATGGTGACCGGTTTGATGCATTAGCGCTGGCCACTGCTGCAGCGCTGATGAACATTAGAATATTACAtttggagggaggagag GTGAGTGGTACGATTGATGACTCAATCCGCCACGCCATTAGCAAACTGGCTCATTACCACGCCTGCTGCACTCGCAGGGCAGAGCAGCATCTCATTGCCATGTGTGAGGACCACTCTCGCATCTTGTTGGCGGGATGCCCTTCATATGATAAGCTGCTGTCGACTCATCACAGAGACGACCACATGGATATTATTAAGAGCTGGCTAG GTGACGTGAAGGAGCATGATTATATTGTGGCTTTGCAGCATCCTGTCACTACAGACATCCAGCACTCAATTAAGATCTATGGACTGATGCTGGATGCCCTGCTCTCCTTCAAGAAGAGAACCCTCATCCTCTTTCCTAACATCGATGCTG gaagtaaagagaTGGTGCGGGTGATGCGGAAAAAGGGCATCGAGCAGAATCCCAACTTTCGAGCAGTGAAGCACATTCCCTTTGAACAATTCATTCAGCTAGTCTGCCACGCTGGTTGTATGATCGGAAACAGCAGTTGTGGAGTGCGAGAAGCTGGAGCCTTCGGCACGCCTGTCATTAACTTGGGAACAAGACAAACTGGGAGAGAGACAG GTGAAAACGTTCTCCATGTGAGAGATGCAGACACACATAACAAGATCTACCATGCTCTGGAGCTGCAGTTTGGAAAGAGATACCCCTG cTCTAAAATATATGGTGATGGCAGTGCAGTGCCCCGTATTCTCAAATTCCTGCGCACCATTGACCTTGACGAGCCTCTCCAGAAGACCTTCTGTTTCCCACCAGTGAAAGAATGCATTTCCCAGGACATCGATCATATCCTGGAGACTCAGAGTGCTCTGTCTGTTGACCTGGGAGGGACCAACCTCAGAGTTGCCATTGTTTGCATGAGG GGTAAAATAGTTAATAAATACACTAAACCTAATCCAAAGACTTTTGAGGCAAGGATGGAACTTATATTGGAGATGTGTCGCGAGGCAATGCAATACGCTGTTCACAACAACTGTAGGATACTTGGTGTTG GTGTGTCCACGGGGGGACGTGTCAACCCACAAGAAGGTATAGTCCTGCACTCAACAAAGCTGATCCAAGAATGGTCTTCGGTGGACCTGAGGACGCCCATCTCTGATGCCCTGCACTTACCGGTCTGGGTGGACAACGATGGAAACTGTGCGGCGTTGGCTGAGAAGAAATTTGGTCACGGCAAGGGAGTTGAGAACTTTGTCACTGTCATCACAGGCACAG GTATTGGAGGTGGCATTATCCATCATAATGAGCTGGTCCATGGCAGTActttctgtgctgcagagctgggTCACATCATGGTTTCTTTAGAAGGCCCTGAGTGCTCGTGTGGCAGTCGTGGATGCATAGAGGCCTATGCATCTGGCATGGCCCTACAGAAAGAGGCCAAAAGGCTGCACGacg AGGACCTGCTGAAGGTGGAGGGAATGGACATGAAGCTTTCAGAGCCAATCACTGCTGCCCATCTCATCAATGCAGCCAAACTAGGGAATCCCAAAGCTAATGCTGTTCTAAACAAAG CTGCAACAGCGCTTGGTGTGGGCATCATCAACATCCTCCACATAGTGAACCCTTCACTGGTGATTCTGTCCGGCGTTTTGGCATCTTACTACCAGGCCCCAGTGCAGCACACCATCTCAGAAAGAGCCCTCTTCTCTGTTCAGAGCATCAAAGTGGTGACATCCGATTTGGAAGAACCAGCATTACTTGGAGCTGCTAGCATGGTGTTAGACTATGAAACCAGAAGGATATACTGA
- the gne gene encoding bifunctional UDP-N-acetylglucosamine 2-epimerase/N-acetylmannosamine kinase isoform X3 — protein sequence MEKHPWSLCVNPHKLYYLRMQGNREKMEGQNQCKKKLRVCVATCNRADYSKLAPIMFGIKSHPDEFELEVVVLGSHLIDDYGNTFRMIEQDDFDIGSKLHTIVRGEDEAAMVESVGLALVKLPDVLQRLRPDILVVHGDRFDALALATAAALMNIRILHLEGGEVSGTIDDSIRHAISKLAHYHACCTRRAEQHLIAMCEDHSRILLAGCPSYDKLLSTHHRDDHMDIIKSWLGDVKEHDYIVALQHPVTTDIQHSIKIYGLMLDALLSFKKRTLILFPNIDAGSKEMVRVMRKKGIEQNPNFRAVKHIPFEQFIQLVCHAGCMIGNSSCGVREAGAFGTPVINLGTRQTGRETGENVLHVRDADTHNKIYHALELQFGKRYPCSKIYGDGSAVPRILKFLRTIDLDEPLQKTFCFPPVKECISQDIDHILETQSALSVDLGGTNLRVAIVCMRGKIVNKYTKPNPKTFEARMELILEMCREAMQYAVHNNCRILGVGVSTGGRVNPQEGIVLHSTKLIQEWSSVDLRTPISDALHLPVWVDNDGNCAALAEKKFGHGKGVENFVTVITGTGIGGGIIHHNELVHGSTFCAAELGHIMVSLEGPECSCGSRGCIEAYASGMALQKEAKRLHDEDLLKVEGMDMKLSEPITAAHLINAAKLGNPKANAVLNKAATALGVGIINILHIVNPSLVILSGVLASYYQAPVQHTISERALFSVQSIKVVTSDLEEPALLGAASMVLDYETRRIY from the exons ATGGAAAAGCATCCGTGGTCTTTATGCGTAAACCCTCAT AAGCTTTACTATCTGAGAATGCAGGGGAACAGAGAAAAGATGGAAGGACAGAATCAG TGTAAGAAGAAACTGAGAGTGTGTGTTGCAACATGCAACAGAGCAGACTACTCCAAGCTGGCCCCCATCATGTTTGGGATCAAATCTCACCCTGATGAGTTTGAACTGGAAGTTGTGGTGCTGGGCTCACATCTTATTGATGATTATGG GAACACATTTCGTATGATCGAGCAGGATGACTTTGACATTGGTTCCAAGCTTCACACCATTGTGAGAGGTGAAGATGAGGCAGCTATGGTGGAGAGTGTTGGGCTGGCACTGGTGAAACTCCCTGATGTTCTACAGAGGCTACGTCCTGACATCTTGGTGGTCCATGGTGACCGGTTTGATGCATTAGCGCTGGCCACTGCTGCAGCGCTGATGAACATTAGAATATTACAtttggagggaggagag GTGAGTGGTACGATTGATGACTCAATCCGCCACGCCATTAGCAAACTGGCTCATTACCACGCCTGCTGCACTCGCAGGGCAGAGCAGCATCTCATTGCCATGTGTGAGGACCACTCTCGCATCTTGTTGGCGGGATGCCCTTCATATGATAAGCTGCTGTCGACTCATCACAGAGACGACCACATGGATATTATTAAGAGCTGGCTAG GTGACGTGAAGGAGCATGATTATATTGTGGCTTTGCAGCATCCTGTCACTACAGACATCCAGCACTCAATTAAGATCTATGGACTGATGCTGGATGCCCTGCTCTCCTTCAAGAAGAGAACCCTCATCCTCTTTCCTAACATCGATGCTG gaagtaaagagaTGGTGCGGGTGATGCGGAAAAAGGGCATCGAGCAGAATCCCAACTTTCGAGCAGTGAAGCACATTCCCTTTGAACAATTCATTCAGCTAGTCTGCCACGCTGGTTGTATGATCGGAAACAGCAGTTGTGGAGTGCGAGAAGCTGGAGCCTTCGGCACGCCTGTCATTAACTTGGGAACAAGACAAACTGGGAGAGAGACAG GTGAAAACGTTCTCCATGTGAGAGATGCAGACACACATAACAAGATCTACCATGCTCTGGAGCTGCAGTTTGGAAAGAGATACCCCTG cTCTAAAATATATGGTGATGGCAGTGCAGTGCCCCGTATTCTCAAATTCCTGCGCACCATTGACCTTGACGAGCCTCTCCAGAAGACCTTCTGTTTCCCACCAGTGAAAGAATGCATTTCCCAGGACATCGATCATATCCTGGAGACTCAGAGTGCTCTGTCTGTTGACCTGGGAGGGACCAACCTCAGAGTTGCCATTGTTTGCATGAGG GGTAAAATAGTTAATAAATACACTAAACCTAATCCAAAGACTTTTGAGGCAAGGATGGAACTTATATTGGAGATGTGTCGCGAGGCAATGCAATACGCTGTTCACAACAACTGTAGGATACTTGGTGTTG GTGTGTCCACGGGGGGACGTGTCAACCCACAAGAAGGTATAGTCCTGCACTCAACAAAGCTGATCCAAGAATGGTCTTCGGTGGACCTGAGGACGCCCATCTCTGATGCCCTGCACTTACCGGTCTGGGTGGACAACGATGGAAACTGTGCGGCGTTGGCTGAGAAGAAATTTGGTCACGGCAAGGGAGTTGAGAACTTTGTCACTGTCATCACAGGCACAG GTATTGGAGGTGGCATTATCCATCATAATGAGCTGGTCCATGGCAGTActttctgtgctgcagagctgggTCACATCATGGTTTCTTTAGAAGGCCCTGAGTGCTCGTGTGGCAGTCGTGGATGCATAGAGGCCTATGCATCTGGCATGGCCCTACAGAAAGAGGCCAAAAGGCTGCACGacg AGGACCTGCTGAAGGTGGAGGGAATGGACATGAAGCTTTCAGAGCCAATCACTGCTGCCCATCTCATCAATGCAGCCAAACTAGGGAATCCCAAAGCTAATGCTGTTCTAAACAAAG CTGCAACAGCGCTTGGTGTGGGCATCATCAACATCCTCCACATAGTGAACCCTTCACTGGTGATTCTGTCCGGCGTTTTGGCATCTTACTACCAGGCCCCAGTGCAGCACACCATCTCAGAAAGAGCCCTCTTCTCTGTTCAGAGCATCAAAGTGGTGACATCCGATTTGGAAGAACCAGCATTACTTGGAGCTGCTAGCATGGTGTTAGACTATGAAACCAGAAGGATATACTGA
- the gne gene encoding bifunctional UDP-N-acetylglucosamine 2-epimerase/N-acetylmannosamine kinase isoform X2 gives MEKHPWSLCVNPHSLSIWKAKKLYYLRMQGNREKMEGQNQCKKKLRVCVATCNRADYSKLAPIMFGIKSHPDEFELEVVVLGSHLIDDYGNTFRMIEQDDFDIGSKLHTIVRGEDEAAMVESVGLALVKLPDVLQRLRPDILVVHGDRFDALALATAAALMNIRILHLEGGEVSGTIDDSIRHAISKLAHYHACCTRRAEQHLIAMCEDHSRILLAGCPSYDKLLSTHHRDDHMDIIKSWLGDVKEHDYIVALQHPVTTDIQHSIKIYGLMLDALLSFKKRTLILFPNIDAGSKEMVRVMRKKGIEQNPNFRAVKHIPFEQFIQLVCHAGCMIGNSSCGVREAGAFGTPVINLGTRQTGRETGENVLHVRDADTHNKIYHALELQFGKRYPCSKIYGDGSAVPRILKFLRTIDLDEPLQKTFCFPPVKECISQDIDHILETQSALSVDLGGTNLRVAIVCMRGKIVNKYTKPNPKTFEARMELILEMCREAMQYAVHNNCRILGVGVSTGGRVNPQEGIVLHSTKLIQEWSSVDLRTPISDALHLPVWVDNDGNCAALAEKKFGHGKGVENFVTVITGTGIGGGIIHHNELVHGSTFCAAELGHIMVSLEGPECSCGSRGCIEAYASGMALQKEAKRLHDEDLLKVEGMDMKLSEPITAAHLINAAKLGNPKANAVLNKAATALGVGIINILHIVNPSLVILSGVLASYYQAPVQHTISERALFSVQSIKVVTSDLEEPALLGAASMVLDYETRRIY, from the exons ATGGAAAAGCATCCGTGGTCTTTATGCGTAAACCCTCAT AGTCTGAGTATTTGGAAGGCCAAA AAGCTTTACTATCTGAGAATGCAGGGGAACAGAGAAAAGATGGAAGGACAGAATCAG TGTAAGAAGAAACTGAGAGTGTGTGTTGCAACATGCAACAGAGCAGACTACTCCAAGCTGGCCCCCATCATGTTTGGGATCAAATCTCACCCTGATGAGTTTGAACTGGAAGTTGTGGTGCTGGGCTCACATCTTATTGATGATTATGG GAACACATTTCGTATGATCGAGCAGGATGACTTTGACATTGGTTCCAAGCTTCACACCATTGTGAGAGGTGAAGATGAGGCAGCTATGGTGGAGAGTGTTGGGCTGGCACTGGTGAAACTCCCTGATGTTCTACAGAGGCTACGTCCTGACATCTTGGTGGTCCATGGTGACCGGTTTGATGCATTAGCGCTGGCCACTGCTGCAGCGCTGATGAACATTAGAATATTACAtttggagggaggagag GTGAGTGGTACGATTGATGACTCAATCCGCCACGCCATTAGCAAACTGGCTCATTACCACGCCTGCTGCACTCGCAGGGCAGAGCAGCATCTCATTGCCATGTGTGAGGACCACTCTCGCATCTTGTTGGCGGGATGCCCTTCATATGATAAGCTGCTGTCGACTCATCACAGAGACGACCACATGGATATTATTAAGAGCTGGCTAG GTGACGTGAAGGAGCATGATTATATTGTGGCTTTGCAGCATCCTGTCACTACAGACATCCAGCACTCAATTAAGATCTATGGACTGATGCTGGATGCCCTGCTCTCCTTCAAGAAGAGAACCCTCATCCTCTTTCCTAACATCGATGCTG gaagtaaagagaTGGTGCGGGTGATGCGGAAAAAGGGCATCGAGCAGAATCCCAACTTTCGAGCAGTGAAGCACATTCCCTTTGAACAATTCATTCAGCTAGTCTGCCACGCTGGTTGTATGATCGGAAACAGCAGTTGTGGAGTGCGAGAAGCTGGAGCCTTCGGCACGCCTGTCATTAACTTGGGAACAAGACAAACTGGGAGAGAGACAG GTGAAAACGTTCTCCATGTGAGAGATGCAGACACACATAACAAGATCTACCATGCTCTGGAGCTGCAGTTTGGAAAGAGATACCCCTG cTCTAAAATATATGGTGATGGCAGTGCAGTGCCCCGTATTCTCAAATTCCTGCGCACCATTGACCTTGACGAGCCTCTCCAGAAGACCTTCTGTTTCCCACCAGTGAAAGAATGCATTTCCCAGGACATCGATCATATCCTGGAGACTCAGAGTGCTCTGTCTGTTGACCTGGGAGGGACCAACCTCAGAGTTGCCATTGTTTGCATGAGG GGTAAAATAGTTAATAAATACACTAAACCTAATCCAAAGACTTTTGAGGCAAGGATGGAACTTATATTGGAGATGTGTCGCGAGGCAATGCAATACGCTGTTCACAACAACTGTAGGATACTTGGTGTTG GTGTGTCCACGGGGGGACGTGTCAACCCACAAGAAGGTATAGTCCTGCACTCAACAAAGCTGATCCAAGAATGGTCTTCGGTGGACCTGAGGACGCCCATCTCTGATGCCCTGCACTTACCGGTCTGGGTGGACAACGATGGAAACTGTGCGGCGTTGGCTGAGAAGAAATTTGGTCACGGCAAGGGAGTTGAGAACTTTGTCACTGTCATCACAGGCACAG GTATTGGAGGTGGCATTATCCATCATAATGAGCTGGTCCATGGCAGTActttctgtgctgcagagctgggTCACATCATGGTTTCTTTAGAAGGCCCTGAGTGCTCGTGTGGCAGTCGTGGATGCATAGAGGCCTATGCATCTGGCATGGCCCTACAGAAAGAGGCCAAAAGGCTGCACGacg AGGACCTGCTGAAGGTGGAGGGAATGGACATGAAGCTTTCAGAGCCAATCACTGCTGCCCATCTCATCAATGCAGCCAAACTAGGGAATCCCAAAGCTAATGCTGTTCTAAACAAAG CTGCAACAGCGCTTGGTGTGGGCATCATCAACATCCTCCACATAGTGAACCCTTCACTGGTGATTCTGTCCGGCGTTTTGGCATCTTACTACCAGGCCCCAGTGCAGCACACCATCTCAGAAAGAGCCCTCTTCTCTGTTCAGAGCATCAAAGTGGTGACATCCGATTTGGAAGAACCAGCATTACTTGGAGCTGCTAGCATGGTGTTAGACTATGAAACCAGAAGGATATACTGA
- the gne gene encoding bifunctional UDP-N-acetylglucosamine 2-epimerase/N-acetylmannosamine kinase isoform X6: MQGNREKMEGQNQCKKKLRVCVATCNRADYSKLAPIMFGIKSHPDEFELEVVVLGSHLIDDYGNTFRMIEQDDFDIGSKLHTIVRGEDEAAMVESVGLALVKLPDVLQRLRPDILVVHGDRFDALALATAAALMNIRILHLEGGEVSGTIDDSIRHAISKLAHYHACCTRRAEQHLIAMCEDHSRILLAGCPSYDKLLSTHHRDDHMDIIKSWLGDVKEHDYIVALQHPVTTDIQHSIKIYGLMLDALLSFKKRTLILFPNIDAGSKEMVRVMRKKGIEQNPNFRAVKHIPFEQFIQLVCHAGCMIGNSSCGVREAGAFGTPVINLGTRQTGRETGENVLHVRDADTHNKIYHALELQFGKRYPCSKIYGDGSAVPRILKFLRTIDLDEPLQKTFCFPPVKECISQDIDHILETQSALSVDLGGTNLRVAIVCMRGKIVNKYTKPNPKTFEARMELILEMCREAMQYAVHNNCRILGVGVSTGGRVNPQEGIVLHSTKLIQEWSSVDLRTPISDALHLPVWVDNDGNCAALAEKKFGHGKGVENFVTVITGTGIGGGIIHHNELVHGSTFCAAELGHIMVSLEGPECSCGSRGCIEAYASGMALQKEAKRLHDEDLLKVEGMDMKLSEPITAAHLINAAKLGNPKANAVLNKAATALGVGIINILHIVNPSLVILSGVLASYYQAPVQHTISERALFSVQSIKVVTSDLEEPALLGAASMVLDYETRRIY; encoded by the exons ATGCAGGGGAACAGAGAAAAGATGGAAGGACAGAATCAG TGTAAGAAGAAACTGAGAGTGTGTGTTGCAACATGCAACAGAGCAGACTACTCCAAGCTGGCCCCCATCATGTTTGGGATCAAATCTCACCCTGATGAGTTTGAACTGGAAGTTGTGGTGCTGGGCTCACATCTTATTGATGATTATGG GAACACATTTCGTATGATCGAGCAGGATGACTTTGACATTGGTTCCAAGCTTCACACCATTGTGAGAGGTGAAGATGAGGCAGCTATGGTGGAGAGTGTTGGGCTGGCACTGGTGAAACTCCCTGATGTTCTACAGAGGCTACGTCCTGACATCTTGGTGGTCCATGGTGACCGGTTTGATGCATTAGCGCTGGCCACTGCTGCAGCGCTGATGAACATTAGAATATTACAtttggagggaggagag GTGAGTGGTACGATTGATGACTCAATCCGCCACGCCATTAGCAAACTGGCTCATTACCACGCCTGCTGCACTCGCAGGGCAGAGCAGCATCTCATTGCCATGTGTGAGGACCACTCTCGCATCTTGTTGGCGGGATGCCCTTCATATGATAAGCTGCTGTCGACTCATCACAGAGACGACCACATGGATATTATTAAGAGCTGGCTAG GTGACGTGAAGGAGCATGATTATATTGTGGCTTTGCAGCATCCTGTCACTACAGACATCCAGCACTCAATTAAGATCTATGGACTGATGCTGGATGCCCTGCTCTCCTTCAAGAAGAGAACCCTCATCCTCTTTCCTAACATCGATGCTG gaagtaaagagaTGGTGCGGGTGATGCGGAAAAAGGGCATCGAGCAGAATCCCAACTTTCGAGCAGTGAAGCACATTCCCTTTGAACAATTCATTCAGCTAGTCTGCCACGCTGGTTGTATGATCGGAAACAGCAGTTGTGGAGTGCGAGAAGCTGGAGCCTTCGGCACGCCTGTCATTAACTTGGGAACAAGACAAACTGGGAGAGAGACAG GTGAAAACGTTCTCCATGTGAGAGATGCAGACACACATAACAAGATCTACCATGCTCTGGAGCTGCAGTTTGGAAAGAGATACCCCTG cTCTAAAATATATGGTGATGGCAGTGCAGTGCCCCGTATTCTCAAATTCCTGCGCACCATTGACCTTGACGAGCCTCTCCAGAAGACCTTCTGTTTCCCACCAGTGAAAGAATGCATTTCCCAGGACATCGATCATATCCTGGAGACTCAGAGTGCTCTGTCTGTTGACCTGGGAGGGACCAACCTCAGAGTTGCCATTGTTTGCATGAGG GGTAAAATAGTTAATAAATACACTAAACCTAATCCAAAGACTTTTGAGGCAAGGATGGAACTTATATTGGAGATGTGTCGCGAGGCAATGCAATACGCTGTTCACAACAACTGTAGGATACTTGGTGTTG GTGTGTCCACGGGGGGACGTGTCAACCCACAAGAAGGTATAGTCCTGCACTCAACAAAGCTGATCCAAGAATGGTCTTCGGTGGACCTGAGGACGCCCATCTCTGATGCCCTGCACTTACCGGTCTGGGTGGACAACGATGGAAACTGTGCGGCGTTGGCTGAGAAGAAATTTGGTCACGGCAAGGGAGTTGAGAACTTTGTCACTGTCATCACAGGCACAG GTATTGGAGGTGGCATTATCCATCATAATGAGCTGGTCCATGGCAGTActttctgtgctgcagagctgggTCACATCATGGTTTCTTTAGAAGGCCCTGAGTGCTCGTGTGGCAGTCGTGGATGCATAGAGGCCTATGCATCTGGCATGGCCCTACAGAAAGAGGCCAAAAGGCTGCACGacg AGGACCTGCTGAAGGTGGAGGGAATGGACATGAAGCTTTCAGAGCCAATCACTGCTGCCCATCTCATCAATGCAGCCAAACTAGGGAATCCCAAAGCTAATGCTGTTCTAAACAAAG CTGCAACAGCGCTTGGTGTGGGCATCATCAACATCCTCCACATAGTGAACCCTTCACTGGTGATTCTGTCCGGCGTTTTGGCATCTTACTACCAGGCCCCAGTGCAGCACACCATCTCAGAAAGAGCCCTCTTCTCTGTTCAGAGCATCAAAGTGGTGACATCCGATTTGGAAGAACCAGCATTACTTGGAGCTGCTAGCATGGTGTTAGACTATGAAACCAGAAGGATATACTGA